The Alicyclobacillus macrosporangiidus CPP55 genome segment CGGCGGAGATAGGTCGTACACCTTGCCGCCAATGACCTCGTACCGCTCTGGCAGCGCCTCGCGCACCTGATCTAGGTCCATACGCCCACCCCCATCCAATCTAGGTCCCCGTAAGCTCGTAAACTGGTGATAGGACACCGTCCGCAGACCGGTACCCTGCTTGAGGAGGCGGATCGACGGCGCGAGACGCGGGGCCTGTCACGCTCTCTTGCCACCAGTATACGGAAACGATTCCGGCGGTTCCAGGGCCCGTTTGCAGCGAACAGGGCGTCTGCCTTCAGCCATCCGTCCCTGTCAACAAGCGCTTGTCCCGGCATGTCATGATACAAACCAGAAAGGAGGTTGACACCCATGAAACCGTGTCCCCCGATCGTATGTCCGCCGGTTTATGTCTATCATGACTGCTACGTTTACCGCGAGCAGCCGGTGGTTCAACCCGTGATCCATGTGCAGCGCAACGTCATCGTCAACGTGCCCAGGTACTACACGCAGCCTGCCCAGCAGCAGGTGACGATCGATCCCGGTTGTCCCGGTTGCCAGACACCGCATCGCCCCTGATCGCGGTTTGGCACGCGTCAATTCCCGCGTCTCGTGAAGCGCCCGGGCCTGGTGCCGATGGGGCCACGAAGGTCCAGAGCTCGTGGGCCGGGTGGCCCGTGAGGCTCACCAGGTACGGCAGGCCCGGGCCGCTCAGCTCACCGTCCCCGCTGACTCCCTTCATCGAACCTGGCCCAGCGCGAGCGGACCTCTCCAACCGGACGCCCCTGTCCCGGAGCGGGTCCTCGGCACGAGTTCTTGCACTGGCACCCCCCGCAACATGACCTGGTGGATTCACCCGCGCGGCCGCAGCCCAGCCTTGCGCAGGTGGTACTGCAGGTTCTGCCGCGTGGTCCCCAGTTCCCGCGCCGCCGCCGAGATGTTGCCCCCGTTGCGGGCGAGTACGTCCGCCAGAACCGCCCGCTCGTATCCAGCCAGTCGATCCCGCAGGCGCCCGCGTCTCTCCGCTATGGAGCCCACGCCTGCCGTGGCCGGTGCTTCGGCTTCTCCCTCGAACCGCCTGCGCAGGTACAGGGGCAGGTGGTGCATCTGCACCCACTCCTCCCCCTGGACCAGGTTCATCGCCCCTTCAATCGTGTGCTCCAGCTCGCGCACGTTGCCCGGCCAGTGGTAGCGCAAAAACGCCCGCATCAGATGGGGCGCCACCCCTTGCACGTTGAGCCCGAAGAGCCGGTTGTACTTGCCGATGAAGGTGCGCACCAGCACCGGCACATCCTCCATCCGCTCGCGCAGGGGCGGCAGCGCCAGCGTCACGACGCTCAGCCGATAGAACAGGTCCCGCCGCAGACGCCCCGCCGACAGGGCGTCCAGCGGATCGTCGTTCATCGTCGCCAAAATCCGTACGTCCACCCGCCGTTCCTTCGTGTCGCCTAGGCGCCGCACCGTGCGCTCCTGCAGGACGCGCAGGAGCTTCGCCTGCAGCACCGGGCTCATGGCGTTCAGCTCGTCGAGCAGCAGGGTCCCGCCGTGGGCCTGTTCAAACAGGCCGGGCCGGTCGATCGCGCCGGTGAACGCGCCCTTCGCAGTCCCGAACAGGATCCCCTCCATCAACGCCTCGGGCAGGGCCGCGCAGTTCTGCGCCACGAACGGTCCCGCGGCGCGCGGGCTGGCCTGGTGAATGCTCTGGGCCAGCAGTTCCTTGCCGGTCCCGGTCTCCCCGACAATGAGGATGGAGGAATCGGTGCGCGCGGCCCGCCGCGCCTGCTCCACCACTTCGTCCATCGCCGCACTGGCGCGGATGATGGCATCGAAGGTGTACCGGGCCCCGGTTCCTGCCGCCAGGTGCTCCTGCAGCCGCTCCACCCGGGTCACGTCGTGGGCAATTTCCACCGCGCCGACGACGTGATCGCCCATCCGGAGGGGATACGTGTGGTTGATGGTCGTAATGCGCGTCCCGTGGCTGTTGAAGTAGGTCTGGCGCACGTTGCGGGTGACGCGCCCCTCCCGTACCGCCTCCAGGAGGGTGCTCCCGTCCGTCTCCTGGAACCGGAACACCTCCTGGATGGGCCGCCCCAGGACGTCCTCCGGCCGCATCTGCTCCATCGCCGCCATCTTCGCGTTGTAAAACACCGTCCTTCCTTGCGCGTCGACCACGTGCACCCCTTCCTCCAGGTGATCCAACAGCTGCGCCACCAGGGTTCGCCACGCTTGCCAGTCTTCCATCGTCCGCCCTCCGTTTCCGGTTCCTCCTTCCAGGGTAAGCTCGATTGGTTGCCTGTGCAAACTCTGTTTGCGCGCATGCGGCTTTCTGCGCAAATTCGGTTTGCGCAAGGGATGCCACGTTCGAGTGAACCCGCACAGCTGCCCCTCGCACCGCCCGGCTCCGCCCTCCGCCCGGGCAGATCCCTCCCTCCGCGCATCCGATGGGAGATGAACGGAGGGAGCAGGATGAAAGTGATCTTCCTCTCAATCAACACCACCGGCAGCGCCGAGATGGTGGTCACCGCCGGCAGCAGCATGGACCCCGACATCGTGATCGCCGATCTCCTCGGCCGCACCGTCGCATACGCCCTGGAAACCATCCTGGCGCGAGGGTACCGACTGTGTTTCGTCAGCGACCACACCCTCGTATTGGCAAAGGACGACCGCCCGCGGCAAGCCCGCCGGAGGCCGCGCTGACCCCGCCGCGGGCTGACCCATCCTTGGCATGTTTCTTGCTCATACCGTGTGTCTGCAGGCCGCCATTTGGAATACTATGGGCGGCTGGCTTCATCCAGAGGAGGAATCGGACATGCAGACGCAATCCCCCGCGTTGCGGTTAGAAGAACAGTACGGTGCCAAGAACTACCACCCGCTGCCCGTGGTGCTGGTGCGCGGCGAGGGCGTGTGGGTGTGGGACGACCAGGGCAACCGCTACCTGGACATGCTCAGCGCCTACTCGGCGCTGAACCAGGGCCACCGGCACCCGAAAATTATCCGGGCGCTCAAGGAGCAGGCGGATCGCATCACCCTCACCTCGCGCGCCTTCTGCAACGACCAGCTCGGCCGATTCTACGAGAAACTCGCCCAGTTGACGGGCAAGGACATGGTCCTGCCGATGAACACCGGCGCCGAGGCGGTGGAGACAGCCGTGAAGGCGGTGCGCCGGTGGGCGTACGACGTCAAAGGCGTGCCCGACGGGCAGGCGGAGATCATCGTCTGCCAGGGCAATTTCCACGGCCGCACGACCACCGTCATCTCCTTCTCGTCGGACCCCGAGTACCAGCGCGGCTTCGGTCCGCTCACGCCCGGGTTCAAGGTCATCCCGTATGGAGACATCACTGCCCTCCGCCAGGCCATCACGCCGAACACCGCCGCGTTCCTCGTGGAACCCATCCAGGGCGAGGCCGGCATCGTCATCCCGCCGGACGGCTACCTGCGGCAGGCGTACGAGCTGTGCCGCGACCACCGGGTGCTGTTTGTGGCCGACGAGATTCAGACCGGCCTCGGCCGCACCGGCAGGATGTTCGCCTGCGACTGGGAAGGGGTGAAGCCGGACGTGTACATCCTCGGCAAGGCCCTCGGCGGCGGGGTGTTCCCGGTGTCCGCCGTCGCCGCAAGCCGGGAGGTGCTCGGCGTGTTCGATCCCGGATCGCACGGGTCGACCTTCGGAGGCAACCCGCTCGCGTGCGCCGTCGCGATCGCCGCCTTGGAGGTCATCGAGGAAGAGGATTTGCCCGGGCGATCCCGCCGGCTCGGCGAATCCTTCCTGACGCGCCTGCGGACCCTGCACAGCCCCGTCATCCGCGAGATCCGCGGGCGGGGGCTGTTCATCGGGATCGAACTGCATACGAAGGCCCGGCCTTACTGCGAGCGGCTGATGAAAGAGGGCCTGTTGTGCAAGGAGACGCATGAACACACCATCCGCTTCGCACCACCGCTCGTCATCGACGAGGAGACGCTGGACTGGGCGTTCGAGCGGATCGAACGGGTGTTGAACGACGCCTGCGAGGGAGGGATCCGAGGATGAAACCTGTCCGCATCATCGGCGTGCCGTCTGACTACGGGCAGGGCCGGCGCGGCGTCGACATGGGGCCGAGCGCCATCCGCTACGCCGGACTGCGGGAGAATCTGCGCCGCATGGGCATCGACGTGATGGACCTCGGCGACGTCCCCGTCCCGACACCGGAGACGCGCCACATCGACAACGAGAAGCTGAAGTACCTCGACGAGGTGGTCGCCGTCTGCACGGCCCTGTGCGAACGGGTGCGGGAGGTGGTCGCCGCGGGCCAGATCCCGCTGGTATTGGGGGGCGATCACAGCATCGCCATCG includes the following:
- a CDS encoding sigma-54 interaction domain-containing protein, with the translated sequence MEDWQAWRTLVAQLLDHLEEGVHVVDAQGRTVFYNAKMAAMEQMRPEDVLGRPIQEVFRFQETDGSTLLEAVREGRVTRNVRQTYFNSHGTRITTINHTYPLRMGDHVVGAVEIAHDVTRVERLQEHLAAGTGARYTFDAIIRASAAMDEVVEQARRAARTDSSILIVGETGTGKELLAQSIHQASPRAAGPFVAQNCAALPEALMEGILFGTAKGAFTGAIDRPGLFEQAHGGTLLLDELNAMSPVLQAKLLRVLQERTVRRLGDTKERRVDVRILATMNDDPLDALSAGRLRRDLFYRLSVVTLALPPLRERMEDVPVLVRTFIGKYNRLFGLNVQGVAPHLMRAFLRYHWPGNVRELEHTIEGAMNLVQGEEWVQMHHLPLYLRRRFEGEAEAPATAGVGSIAERRGRLRDRLAGYERAVLADVLARNGGNISAAARELGTTRQNLQYHLRKAGLRPRG
- a CDS encoding ornithine--oxo-acid transaminase, whose product is MQTQSPALRLEEQYGAKNYHPLPVVLVRGEGVWVWDDQGNRYLDMLSAYSALNQGHRHPKIIRALKEQADRITLTSRAFCNDQLGRFYEKLAQLTGKDMVLPMNTGAEAVETAVKAVRRWAYDVKGVPDGQAEIIVCQGNFHGRTTTVISFSSDPEYQRGFGPLTPGFKVIPYGDITALRQAITPNTAAFLVEPIQGEAGIVIPPDGYLRQAYELCRDHRVLFVADEIQTGLGRTGRMFACDWEGVKPDVYILGKALGGGVFPVSAVAASREVLGVFDPGSHGSTFGGNPLACAVAIAALEVIEEEDLPGRSRRLGESFLTRLRTLHSPVIREIRGRGLFIGIELHTKARPYCERLMKEGLLCKETHEHTIRFAPPLVIDEETLDWAFERIERVLNDACEGGIRG